A region from the Triticum aestivum cultivar Chinese Spring chromosome 3D, IWGSC CS RefSeq v2.1, whole genome shotgun sequence genome encodes:
- the LOC123079602 gene encoding amino acid transporter AVT6C isoform X1: MVSKSSRGPGMTAGGSEAEEALLLPEHEVGDPAGAAPGNASVLGAVFNVSTSVVGAGIMSIPAAMRVLGVAPALALIVGVALLANVAVDFMLRYTRGTPSYAALMGGSFGRAGAKLLNVFIAFNCVGTLTVYLIIIGDVMSGPVGSGEAHAGVLPEWFGPHWWTGRDAVLVAAAVILLPLVLQKHVDSLRYTSAVSILLAAVFMLITMGIAVYTVFTGTAKMPRMLPDFSTLASPFELFTAVPVIVVAFTFHFNVHPIRAELSKTSDMKSAVRISLVLCAAIYAAVGFFGFLLFGDATMPDVLANFDRSSGSGVPQALNDAARLSYALHLVLVFPLLHYSLRVNVDELLFPGRRPLAADTRRFVALTAVLMGLLYALAIAIPSIWTLFQYSGSTFAVCISLIFPGAIVLRDVHGIAKRNDKAMAAMMITLAVITSSIAIASNVMSSIKGEVKGVSAGAS; encoded by the exons ATGGTGTCCAAGAGCTCGCGCGGCCCCGGCATGACCGCCGGCGGCAGCGAAGCGGAGGAAGCGCTCCTGCTGCCTGAGCACGAAGTCGGGGACCCGGCGGGAGCGGCTCCGGGCAACGCGTCCGTCCTCGGCGCGGTGTTCAACGTGTCGACGAGCGTGGTGGGCGCCGGGATCATGTCGATCCCGGCGGCCATGCGGGTGCTCGGCGTGGCCCCGGCCCTGGCGCTCATCGTCGGCGTCGCGCTCCTCGCCAACGTCGCCGTGGACTTCATGCTCCGGTACACCCGGGGCACGCCGTCGTACGCGGCGCTGATGGGCGGCTCCTTCGGCCGCGCCGGCGCCAAGCTGCTCAACGTCTTCATCGCCTTCAACTGCGTCGGGACCCTCACCGTCTACCTCATAATCATCG GGGACGTGATGTCCGGCCCCGTGGGCAGCGGGGAGGCGCACGCCGGGGTGCTGCCGGAGTGGTTCGGCCCGCACTGGTGGACCGGCCGGGATGCGGTGCTGGTGGCGGCCGCGGTGATTCTCCTGCCTCTTGTGCTCCAGAAGCATGTAG ATTCGTTGAGGTACACATCGGCCGTGTCCATCCTTCTGGCGGCGGTGTTCATGCTCATCACGATGGGGATCGCGGTGTACACTGTCTTCACCGGCACCGCCAAGATGCCGCGGATGCTGCCGGACTTCTCCACGCTCGCATCCCCGTTCGAGCTCTTCACCGCCGTCCCGGTCATCGTCGTCGCCTTCACCTTCCACTTCAACG TGCACCCCATCCGCGCGGAGCTGAGCAAGACGTCGGACATGAAGTCGGCGGTGCGCATCTCGCTCGTGCTCTGCGCCGCCATCTACGCCGCGGTGGGCTTCTTCGGCTTCCTCCTCTTCGGGGACGCCACCATGCCCGACGTGCTCGCCAACTTCGACCGCAGCTCCGGCTCCGGCGTCCCGCAGGCGCTCAACGACGCCGCGCGCCTCAGCTACGCGCTGCACCTCGTGCTCGTCTTCCCGCTCCTCCACTACTCGCTCCGCGTCAACGTCGACGAGCTGCTCTTCCCGGGCCGCCGCCCGCTGGCCGCCGACACGCGCCGCTTCGTGGCGCTCACGGCCGTGCTCATGGGGTTGCTCTACGCGCTCGCCATCGCCATCCCCAGCATCTGGACGCTCTTCCAGTACTCGGGCTCCACGTTCGCCGTCTGCATATCGCTCATCTTCCCTGGCGCAATCGTTCTCAG GGATGTTCATGGGATAGCGAAGAGGAACGACAAGGCAATGGCAGCGATGATGATCACTCTGGCAGTGATCACGAGCAGCATCGCCATCGCTTCCAACGTCATGAGCTCCATCAAGGGCGAAGTGAAAGGTGTTAGTGCCGGAGCTAGTTAG
- the LOC123079602 gene encoding amino acid transporter AVT6C isoform X2, whose amino-acid sequence MVSKSSRGPGMTAGGSEAEEALLLPEHEVGDPAGAAPGNASVLGAVFNVSTSVVGAGIMSIPAAMRVLGVAPALALIVGVALLANVAVDFMLRYTRGTPSYAALMGGSFGRAGAKLLNVFIAFNCVGTLTVYLIIIDSLRYTSAVSILLAAVFMLITMGIAVYTVFTGTAKMPRMLPDFSTLASPFELFTAVPVIVVAFTFHFNVHPIRAELSKTSDMKSAVRISLVLCAAIYAAVGFFGFLLFGDATMPDVLANFDRSSGSGVPQALNDAARLSYALHLVLVFPLLHYSLRVNVDELLFPGRRPLAADTRRFVALTAVLMGLLYALAIAIPSIWTLFQYSGSTFAVCISLIFPGAIVLRDVHGIAKRNDKAMAAMMITLAVITSSIAIASNVMSSIKGEVKGVSAGAS is encoded by the exons ATGGTGTCCAAGAGCTCGCGCGGCCCCGGCATGACCGCCGGCGGCAGCGAAGCGGAGGAAGCGCTCCTGCTGCCTGAGCACGAAGTCGGGGACCCGGCGGGAGCGGCTCCGGGCAACGCGTCCGTCCTCGGCGCGGTGTTCAACGTGTCGACGAGCGTGGTGGGCGCCGGGATCATGTCGATCCCGGCGGCCATGCGGGTGCTCGGCGTGGCCCCGGCCCTGGCGCTCATCGTCGGCGTCGCGCTCCTCGCCAACGTCGCCGTGGACTTCATGCTCCGGTACACCCGGGGCACGCCGTCGTACGCGGCGCTGATGGGCGGCTCCTTCGGCCGCGCCGGCGCCAAGCTGCTCAACGTCTTCATCGCCTTCAACTGCGTCGGGACCCTCACCGTCTACCTCATAATCATCG ATTCGTTGAGGTACACATCGGCCGTGTCCATCCTTCTGGCGGCGGTGTTCATGCTCATCACGATGGGGATCGCGGTGTACACTGTCTTCACCGGCACCGCCAAGATGCCGCGGATGCTGCCGGACTTCTCCACGCTCGCATCCCCGTTCGAGCTCTTCACCGCCGTCCCGGTCATCGTCGTCGCCTTCACCTTCCACTTCAACG TGCACCCCATCCGCGCGGAGCTGAGCAAGACGTCGGACATGAAGTCGGCGGTGCGCATCTCGCTCGTGCTCTGCGCCGCCATCTACGCCGCGGTGGGCTTCTTCGGCTTCCTCCTCTTCGGGGACGCCACCATGCCCGACGTGCTCGCCAACTTCGACCGCAGCTCCGGCTCCGGCGTCCCGCAGGCGCTCAACGACGCCGCGCGCCTCAGCTACGCGCTGCACCTCGTGCTCGTCTTCCCGCTCCTCCACTACTCGCTCCGCGTCAACGTCGACGAGCTGCTCTTCCCGGGCCGCCGCCCGCTGGCCGCCGACACGCGCCGCTTCGTGGCGCTCACGGCCGTGCTCATGGGGTTGCTCTACGCGCTCGCCATCGCCATCCCCAGCATCTGGACGCTCTTCCAGTACTCGGGCTCCACGTTCGCCGTCTGCATATCGCTCATCTTCCCTGGCGCAATCGTTCTCAG GGATGTTCATGGGATAGCGAAGAGGAACGACAAGGCAATGGCAGCGATGATGATCACTCTGGCAGTGATCACGAGCAGCATCGCCATCGCTTCCAACGTCATGAGCTCCATCAAGGGCGAAGTGAAAGGTGTTAGTGCCGGAGCTAGTTAG